One window of Marinobacterium aestuarii genomic DNA carries:
- a CDS encoding GyrI-like domain-containing protein has protein sequence MVAWRIENKLPLLPDYRSNGVHYNDLRKVAASEYRVDLCVSVEQDVDANPQGVISKVIPACRCAVARHYGSHDYVSAAHYMYEEWLPNSAEKLGEFPIFFHYVNVGPDLKDDEMITDVYLPPM, from the coding sequence CTGGTCGCCTGGCGCATAGAGAACAAGCTACCGCTTCTGCCTGATTATCGTTCCAATGGTGTGCACTACAACGATCTACGCAAAGTAGCTGCCAGCGAGTACCGGGTAGACCTGTGTGTTTCGGTAGAGCAGGACGTGGATGCGAATCCGCAGGGTGTCATCAGCAAGGTTATACCGGCGTGTCGCTGTGCTGTGGCCCGACATTATGGATCGCATGATTATGTTAGTGCTGCGCACTATATGTATGAGGAATGGCTGCCCAATAGCGCAGAGAAGCTTGGCGAGTTTCCCATATTCTTTCATTACGTTAATGTTGGGCCAGATCTTAAAGACGATGAAATGATTACGGATGTATATCTTCCACCAATGTAG
- a CDS encoding AGE family epimerase/isomerase yields the protein MENSANKTGHGLPESSDINFKSRDFLLQHIRHTLSFYEGRSVDPAGGFFHCYMNDGTVFDSGLRTLVASCRFIFNYAKAYGQFGDEKYKSRVVHGLKFLRESHRNPATGGYAWVLQDGNVLDDHNHCYGLAFVLLAYACAVDAGVPEAKAWLYETFDLLEDKFWDREHELYASEASVDWTLDPYRGQNDNMHSCEALIAAYEATQDDVFLDRACLLASHMTLRQSQETDAHVWEHYTQDWRPDLDYNRNDKTNSIRPWGVQTGHQTEWTKLLLILDRHRPEAWRLERAKELFDSAMAHGWDSENQGLIYGYDLGGQAYDQDKYFWVQAESLAAAALLADRTGDTTYWAWYDKIWDYSFKYFVDHEYGAWYRILTADNAKYDDRKSYKNKTDYHTMGACYEVLNVLTQ from the coding sequence ATGGAAAATAGCGCAAATAAAACCGGGCATGGCTTGCCAGAAAGTAGCGATATCAATTTCAAGAGCAGAGACTTTCTGCTGCAGCATATACGCCATACACTGTCCTTTTATGAAGGTCGATCGGTTGATCCGGCCGGAGGTTTTTTTCATTGCTACATGAATGACGGCACTGTATTCGATTCGGGCCTTAGAACACTGGTGGCCTCCTGCCGGTTTATATTCAATTATGCAAAAGCCTATGGTCAATTTGGCGACGAAAAATACAAGTCACGTGTTGTCCATGGACTTAAATTTTTAAGAGAGTCACATCGAAATCCGGCAACCGGTGGCTATGCCTGGGTTCTACAGGATGGGAATGTTCTGGATGACCATAATCACTGTTATGGGCTGGCCTTCGTGCTGCTGGCCTACGCCTGTGCTGTGGATGCAGGCGTACCTGAGGCCAAGGCCTGGCTGTATGAAACATTCGATCTGCTGGAAGATAAATTCTGGGACAGGGAGCACGAGCTCTATGCCAGCGAGGCCAGCGTGGATTGGACGCTGGATCCCTATCGTGGCCAGAACGACAATATGCATAGCTGCGAGGCACTGATCGCAGCCTACGAAGCCACCCAGGACGACGTTTTTCTTGACCGCGCCTGCCTGTTGGCCAGCCATATGACACTCAGACAGTCACAGGAGACCGACGCCCATGTATGGGAACATTACACTCAGGATTGGCGGCCGGATCTGGACTATAACCGCAATGACAAAACCAACAGTATCAGGCCCTGGGGTGTGCAGACGGGCCACCAGACGGAATGGACAAAGCTTTTGCTGATTCTGGACAGGCACAGGCCCGAAGCCTGGCGCCTGGAGCGGGCCAAGGAACTGTTTGATAGCGCCATGGCGCACGGTTGGGACAGCGAGAACCAGGGGCTTATCTATGGGTATGACCTCGGGGGGCAGGCCTATGATCAGGACAAGTATTTCTGGGTTCAAGCCGAAAGCCTGGCTGCTGCCGCCTTGCTGGCAGATCGAACCGGCGATACGACCTATTGGGCCTGGTACGACAAAATATGGGACTACAGTTTCAAGTATTTTGTCGATCATGAATATGGCGCCTGGTATCGAATCCTGACAGCAGATAATGCCAAGTATGATGACAGGAAGTCTTACAAGAACAAGACGGATTATCATACGATGGGCGCCTGCTATGAAGTGCTGAATGTGCTAACCCAATAG
- a CDS encoding mannitol dehydrogenase family protein — protein MPQTRQIESIPSTYAANDVATGIVHLGLGAFHRAHQAVYLERYLQAQGGDWGLCSANIRANQALADQLTAADCRYHVAEYSSRQQVVLREIRAIREALFAGSDAGRDVLLARMSAPATRIVTLTITEKGYCLEPSTGKLRFDDPAIQHDLAQPHSPRTAPGLLVEALNRRYQAGTAPFTVLSCDNMPHNGQRTRAAVLALASRQNAELHDWIATHVCFPSSMVDRIVPAMTEADFSRLNQDLNCDDKAAVICESFSQWVVEDSFSLGRPDWEQVGVQMVDDVTPFETMKLRMLNGSHSLLAYLGQLAGFKTVAEAMQQPAMVSFLRRYMQHEAMPTLQGVEQAEMLAYAERLLARFANDSLEHQLQQIAMDGSQKLPQRWLNGSQTLLDEALPMECTALGIAAWIIYVQQAGTRSSELNDPLAQRLLDLVAEHRDQPAALLSAFLAQQDIFPQQLASDARFQQNITQAYNALSQGSVIELLNKCSGD, from the coding sequence ATGCCTCAAACCCGGCAGATTGAATCCATTCCGAGCACCTACGCTGCAAACGACGTAGCCACCGGCATCGTCCACCTGGGCCTGGGCGCCTTTCACCGTGCCCACCAGGCCGTCTATCTGGAGCGCTACCTGCAAGCCCAGGGCGGCGACTGGGGCCTGTGCAGTGCGAACATTCGCGCCAACCAGGCGCTGGCAGATCAACTGACCGCCGCCGACTGTCGCTACCATGTGGCCGAATACAGCAGCCGCCAGCAGGTGGTACTGCGTGAGATCAGGGCCATTCGCGAAGCCCTGTTTGCAGGCTCAGACGCGGGCCGCGACGTTCTGCTGGCACGCATGTCAGCACCGGCAACCCGTATCGTTACGCTGACCATTACCGAAAAGGGCTATTGCCTGGAACCCAGCACAGGCAAGCTTCGATTCGATGACCCTGCCATCCAGCATGATCTGGCCCAGCCGCACAGCCCCAGAACAGCCCCCGGTCTGCTGGTCGAAGCGCTGAACAGACGTTATCAGGCCGGCACAGCGCCCTTTACCGTGCTCTCGTGCGACAACATGCCCCATAACGGCCAGCGTACCCGGGCAGCCGTACTGGCGCTCGCGTCCCGCCAGAATGCAGAACTGCATGACTGGATCGCCACACATGTCTGCTTTCCGAGTTCCATGGTGGATCGTATCGTGCCTGCCATGACCGAGGCTGATTTCAGCCGCCTGAACCAGGATCTGAACTGCGACGACAAGGCCGCGGTGATCTGTGAGTCATTCAGCCAGTGGGTTGTGGAGGACAGTTTCAGCCTTGGCCGGCCGGACTGGGAGCAGGTTGGCGTACAGATGGTGGATGATGTCACACCCTTTGAAACCATGAAGCTGCGCATGCTCAACGGCAGTCACTCCCTGCTGGCCTACCTGGGCCAGCTCGCGGGCTTTAAAACCGTGGCCGAGGCCATGCAGCAACCGGCCATGGTGAGCTTCCTGCGTCGTTACATGCAACACGAAGCCATGCCCACCCTGCAAGGTGTCGAGCAAGCCGAGATGCTGGCCTATGCCGAACGTCTGCTGGCCCGTTTCGCCAACGACAGCCTCGAACACCAGCTGCAACAAATTGCGATGGATGGCTCCCAGAAACTGCCACAACGCTGGCTCAACGGCAGTCAGACCCTGCTGGATGAAGCTCTGCCCATGGAGTGCACCGCCCTCGGCATCGCCGCCTGGATCATCTACGTGCAACAGGCCGGCACCCGCAGTAGCGAACTCAATGACCCCCTGGCGCAGCGCCTGTTAGACCTGGTCGCCGAGCACAGAGACCAGCCCGCTGCACTCTTGTCAGCTTTCCTCGCCCAGCAGGATATCTTCCCGCAACAACTGGCGTCCGATGCCCGCTTCCAGCAGAACATCACCCAGGCCTATAACGCACTAAGCCAGGGCTCGGTGATTGAGCTGTTGAATAAGTGTTCTGGGGATTGA
- a CDS encoding DUF2845 domain-containing protein, translating into MKWTFATLALITLSLSVSADQMVINGNAIRDGDSVAKLIRELGQPLTKSYRSGCLNRNCTTYARLQRWVYIHDDIEYTVEILGDKIHAIDWTHAH; encoded by the coding sequence ATGAAATGGACCTTCGCAACCCTTGCCCTCATCACTCTGTCATTGTCCGTCAGCGCAGACCAGATGGTCATTAACGGCAACGCCATCCGGGATGGCGACAGCGTCGCCAAGCTGATCAGAGAACTGGGCCAGCCACTCACAAAGAGCTACCGCTCCGGTTGCCTCAATCGCAACTGCACCACTTACGCTAGACTGCAACGCTGGGTCTACATCCACGACGATATCGAGTACACCGTAGAGATCTTGGGCGACAAGATCCACGCCATCGACTGGACGCATGCGCACTAA
- a CDS encoding NADPH-dependent FMN reductase: MSIKIVTICGSVRPGNYTAMALELAIDELKKTPGVEVTPIRLESLDLPLPGLEAKNPAAIEQFQQTVASATGVLLASPEYHGGISSPMKLAIDNLGFPSVLGDKPVSILGVAAGVIGAIKSTEQLRAICAHVGAMPLPLAVSIARVQQVFDAEGHCLDAATEKYIRRSASNLIDYINHAVCPKISLEAILREREAG, encoded by the coding sequence ATGAGCATCAAGATCGTGACCATCTGTGGCAGCGTGCGACCCGGCAACTACACCGCCATGGCGCTGGAACTGGCCATCGACGAGCTGAAGAAAACGCCCGGGGTCGAGGTAACGCCGATTCGGCTTGAATCCCTGGACCTGCCACTGCCGGGCCTGGAGGCGAAAAATCCCGCCGCCATCGAGCAATTTCAGCAAACGGTAGCCTCCGCCACCGGTGTACTGCTGGCATCTCCTGAATACCATGGCGGCATCAGCAGCCCGATGAAGCTGGCGATCGACAATCTCGGCTTCCCCAGCGTACTCGGTGACAAGCCGGTGTCCATCCTGGGTGTGGCGGCCGGTGTAATCGGCGCCATCAAGTCCACCGAGCAGCTGCGCGCCATCTGCGCCCATGTCGGTGCCATGCCACTGCCGCTGGCGGTCTCCATTGCCAGGGTTCAGCAGGTATTCGATGCCGAAGGGCATTGTCTGGATGCGGCCACCGAGAAATACATTCGGCGCTCAGCCAGCAACCTGATTGATTACATCAATCATGCGGTTTGCCCGAAGATCAGTCTGGAGGCGATCTTGCGGGAGAGGGAGGCGGGGTAA
- a CDS encoding TRAP transporter large permease encodes MMTSAVFFISLLAGLPIFITLLLGTLVFLLQADLAVLMTSLPIQLYGSLNQNGLLAIPLFMLVGELMNRGGLTTRLMNAADVFVGGFRGGLAYVNLLTNAMAASILGSATAQIAVMSRLMIPAMVEKGYNKEFSAAVTMAGGLLGPIIPPSMLMIIYGVVAYQPIAALFIAGILPGLLIVAGFALVIFITGLVSGLPSGERHADSSVRTDLLAGLLPATIPLVVIVCIIAGVMTPTEAGAVASIMAFVIGAGVYKAIHIKDLGAMFASVALNTATITGLIATASVFGWALSFEAVPDMLVEWISGITSSPIIFLMLVYVLVILLGMFLESISVMIVIVPIILPAALSFGIDPIHFGVMISLATLVGLVTPPVGPGLYIAMTAANLPMGALFRAMLPFLLSMFICMLIIALVPGISLWLPSLMG; translated from the coding sequence ATGATGACGTCCGCTGTATTTTTTATCAGCTTGCTGGCCGGCCTGCCGATCTTTATCACCCTGCTGCTGGGTACCCTGGTGTTCCTGCTGCAGGCCGATCTTGCGGTACTCATGACCTCGCTGCCGATCCAGCTCTATGGCTCGCTGAACCAGAACGGCCTGTTGGCCATTCCCCTGTTCATGCTGGTGGGCGAGCTGATGAACCGGGGCGGTCTGACCACCCGGCTGATGAACGCTGCCGATGTGTTTGTCGGTGGATTTCGCGGCGGCCTGGCGTACGTCAATCTGCTGACCAATGCCATGGCAGCCTCCATCCTGGGGTCGGCCACGGCGCAGATCGCCGTGATGAGCCGGCTGATGATTCCGGCCATGGTGGAGAAGGGCTATAACAAGGAGTTTTCCGCCGCCGTGACCATGGCCGGTGGTCTGCTGGGGCCCATTATTCCGCCCTCCATGCTGATGATCATTTACGGCGTGGTGGCTTACCAGCCCATTGCGGCGCTCTTTATCGCCGGCATCCTGCCGGGGCTGCTGATCGTGGCGGGGTTTGCCCTGGTGATCTTTATCACCGGCCTAGTGTCTGGCTTGCCCAGCGGTGAGCGTCATGCCGATAGCAGTGTGCGCACGGATCTGCTGGCCGGTCTGCTGCCGGCGACCATACCGCTGGTGGTCATCGTCTGCATCATTGCCGGCGTTATGACTCCGACCGAAGCCGGTGCCGTGGCCTCCATCATGGCGTTTGTGATCGGTGCCGGTGTCTACAAGGCGATTCATATCAAGGACCTGGGCGCCATGTTCGCCTCGGTGGCGCTGAATACCGCCACCATCACCGGGCTGATTGCCACCGCCTCGGTGTTCGGCTGGGCGCTGTCGTTTGAAGCCGTGCCGGACATGCTGGTGGAATGGATCAGCGGCATTACCAGCTCGCCGATTATCTTCCTGATGCTGGTCTATGTGCTGGTGATCCTGCTGGGCATGTTCCTGGAGAGCATCAGCGTCATGATCGTGATCGTGCCCATTATCCTGCCGGCGGCGCTGTCCTTTGGTATAGATCCGATCCACTTCGGCGTCATGATCAGCCTGGCGACCCTGGTGGGGCTGGTGACACCGCCGGTCGGGCCTGGCCTCTATATCGCCATGACCGCGGCCAACCTGCCGATGGGGGCGCTGTTCCGCGCCATGCTGCCTTTCCTGCTGTCGATGTTTATCTGCATGCTGATCATCGCGCTGGTGCCGGGGATTTCCCTCTGGCTGCCGAGCCTGATGGGCTGA
- a CDS encoding TRAP transporter small permease, with translation MSGLITTLDRLVGKIEYTLLIGLTASLTMILAAQVVLRYFFNSPLFWAEEVAVQILISATFIGVSYLLHTHQLVRVDLLLVALRGAAAVWVGRLLNLVVLATLLVLCYYATDWILRPEIKADVSPTTGLPRWYNYGVLVGSFYCMCWHQLIQLLCPPAKPVFVEEATA, from the coding sequence ATGTCTGGTTTAATAACAACACTGGATCGGCTGGTCGGGAAAATCGAATACACGCTCTTGATCGGCCTGACCGCCAGCCTGACGATGATTCTTGCAGCCCAGGTGGTACTGCGTTACTTCTTCAACAGCCCGCTGTTCTGGGCCGAGGAAGTGGCGGTGCAAATCCTGATTTCGGCCACCTTTATTGGCGTCAGCTACCTGCTGCACACACATCAGCTGGTCCGGGTGGACCTGCTGCTGGTCGCCCTCAGAGGCGCCGCCGCAGTCTGGGTGGGGCGCCTGCTGAATCTGGTGGTACTGGCAACCCTGCTGGTGCTCTGCTATTACGCCACGGACTGGATTCTGCGCCCTGAAATCAAGGCGGATGTCTCGCCCACTACCGGCCTGCCGCGCTGGTACAACTATGGTGTGCTGGTGGGGTCTTTCTACTGCATGTGCTGGCATCAGCTGATTCAGCTGCTGTGTCCGCCTGCCAAGCCCGTATTCGTAGAGGAGGCTACGGCATGA
- a CDS encoding TRAP transporter substrate-binding protein, with protein sequence MINFNKLVSCIAIPAVATAALTLSMSASAERMRLGHVTPPSHIWHKVAERFSDNLKADTGGKDSLMIFPLSKLGGDDQMIDLLQSGGMQLAILTAGSLSNRADEFNAWFLPYAFEDVADTARATQTPAAQQMLADLKQHKLVGLGYTLAGMRHVISSKPIASADDFANKKVRAFPNKLFNDWWSQLGAAPTALAISDVSPALSTNLLDAVDVDLDIVVGLKMYQQAPYLNLTNLMAFPGVVVASEVWWNTLGEEKQAQVLKAFHEAEAWGFEEQAKAEVANLARLKEEGVTVTEIDRAQLQAVADSIVESYTAGNPAIKSFYEQTR encoded by the coding sequence ATGATTAATTTCAACAAGCTTGTCAGCTGTATTGCTATCCCTGCGGTTGCCACTGCAGCTCTGACCCTGAGCATGTCGGCCAGCGCCGAGCGCATGCGCCTGGGGCATGTGACGCCGCCAAGCCATATCTGGCATAAGGTGGCCGAACGCTTTAGTGACAACCTTAAAGCCGACACCGGCGGCAAGGACTCCCTGATGATTTTCCCGCTGTCGAAACTTGGCGGCGATGATCAGATGATTGACCTGCTGCAAAGTGGCGGCATGCAGCTGGCTATTCTTACGGCGGGCAGTCTGTCCAATCGCGCCGATGAATTCAATGCCTGGTTCCTGCCCTATGCCTTCGAGGATGTGGCCGATACCGCCAGGGCCACCCAGACACCCGCGGCACAGCAGATGCTGGCGGATCTGAAACAGCACAAGCTGGTGGGTCTGGGCTATACCCTGGCCGGCATGCGCCATGTTATTTCATCCAAGCCGATTGCCAGCGCGGATGATTTTGCCAACAAGAAGGTACGCGCCTTTCCCAACAAACTGTTCAACGACTGGTGGAGTCAACTCGGTGCCGCACCGACGGCGCTCGCCATCAGCGATGTGTCGCCGGCTCTGAGCACCAATTTGCTCGATGCCGTGGATGTGGATCTGGATATAGTCGTCGGCCTGAAGATGTACCAGCAGGCGCCCTACCTGAACCTGACCAACCTTATGGCCTTCCCGGGCGTGGTGGTGGCATCCGAAGTCTGGTGGAACACGCTGGGTGAGGAAAAACAGGCGCAGGTACTCAAGGCATTCCATGAAGCCGAAGCCTGGGGATTTGAAGAGCAGGCTAAAGCCGAGGTTGCCAATCTGGCGCGCCTGAAAGAAGAAGGCGTGACCGTTACCGAGATAGACCGGGCACAGCTGCAGGCGGTTGCCGATAGCATCGTCGAGAGTTACACCGCCGGTAACCCCGCGATCAAAAGCTTTTATGAGCAAACCCGGTAA
- a CDS encoding fumarylacetoacetate hydrolase family protein, with amino-acid sequence MSEQLLFPPKKQPLATVAGTDALFPVHRIFCVGRNYHAHAAEMGVSVDKTQQEPFYFTKHPSSLLPSGSEIAYPPQTDNYHFEMELVVAIGKEGFEVSEADANDIIFGYASGLDMTRRDLQLKARSTNRPWDLGKDFEESAIMTAIVPKEVTGIIESGTIELAVNGEVKQQSDVDKLIWNVPEIIAHLSKFYHLQPGDLIFTGTPDGVGAVVAGDKITGSVAKVGEIELTIKQ; translated from the coding sequence ATGTCTGAACAACTGTTATTCCCGCCCAAAAAACAGCCCCTGGCCACAGTCGCGGGTACCGATGCACTCTTTCCGGTACACCGCATCTTCTGCGTGGGCCGCAACTACCACGCCCATGCCGCTGAAATGGGCGTGAGTGTCGACAAGACGCAGCAGGAGCCTTTCTACTTCACCAAGCACCCCAGCAGCCTGCTGCCCTCTGGCAGTGAAATCGCTTACCCGCCGCAGACCGACAACTACCATTTTGAAATGGAACTGGTGGTAGCGATTGGCAAGGAAGGCTTTGAAGTCAGCGAAGCGGATGCCAACGACATCATCTTCGGCTACGCCAGCGGTCTGGACATGACCCGCCGTGACCTGCAGCTCAAGGCGCGTAGCACCAACCGGCCCTGGGACCTGGGCAAGGACTTTGAAGAGTCCGCCATCATGACTGCCATAGTGCCCAAGGAGGTCACCGGCATTATCGAATCCGGCACGATCGAGCTGGCGGTGAATGGCGAGGTGAAGCAGCAGTCCGACGTCGACAAACTGATCTGGAACGTGCCCGAAATCATCGCCCACCTGTCGAAGTTCTATCATCTGCAGCCGGGTGACCTGATTTTCACCGGCACGCCCGATGGCGTTGGCGCTGTAGTGGCTGGCGACAAGATCACCGGTTCCGTGGCAAAGGTCGGTGAAATCGAGCTGACCATCAAGCAGTAA
- a CDS encoding cupin domain-containing protein gives MQALGTLEDLPQSYRDELSALNLVPLWPNMRAVLPPHVPSRKTRTLCWDYASVRPLLLQAGELTPMEKAERRVLVLANPGHGLTNMQATPSIYMGIQLILPGESAPNHRHTPNAVRIIIEGEGASTTVNGEVCRMERGDLILTPSGKWHEHQHEGDGPIMWLDVLDLPLIYQLEGSWAIEGTPQQDNRGQDKSFAEYSAAGVVPHINFERAEQDSPQLRYPWDKTRACLVEMAAHYPDRLLRISYVNPETGASLFPSIGFGALMLRPGETARLPKRTTACVFHAVEGEGSLSVDGGDALNWVEKDTLSAPGYTDITLSNRSADKPAFMITADEGPLHHYLGIY, from the coding sequence ATGCAAGCTCTTGGAACTTTGGAAGATCTGCCGCAAAGCTATCGTGATGAACTGAGTGCGCTGAATCTGGTGCCGCTTTGGCCCAACATGCGCGCCGTTCTGCCGCCCCATGTACCGAGCCGCAAAACCCGGACGCTGTGCTGGGACTACGCCAGCGTGCGTCCGCTGCTGCTGCAGGCCGGTGAACTGACGCCGATGGAAAAGGCCGAGCGCCGTGTGCTGGTGCTGGCCAATCCGGGCCACGGCCTGACCAACATGCAGGCCACGCCCAGTATCTATATGGGTATCCAGCTGATACTGCCGGGTGAGTCGGCACCGAATCATCGCCACACCCCCAACGCAGTGCGCATTATTATCGAAGGCGAGGGCGCCTCGACTACGGTGAACGGTGAAGTCTGCCGGATGGAGCGGGGCGACCTGATCCTGACGCCCTCGGGCAAATGGCATGAACACCAGCACGAGGGCGATGGCCCCATCATGTGGCTGGACGTGCTGGATCTGCCTCTGATATACCAGCTCGAAGGCTCCTGGGCTATCGAGGGCACACCGCAGCAGGATAACCGCGGGCAGGACAAATCCTTTGCCGAGTACAGCGCCGCAGGTGTCGTGCCCCATATCAACTTTGAGCGTGCCGAGCAGGACTCGCCGCAGCTGCGCTATCCCTGGGACAAGACCCGTGCCTGCCTGGTGGAAATGGCCGCGCATTACCCGGACCGCCTGCTGCGTATCAGCTACGTGAATCCCGAGACCGGCGCCAGCCTGTTCCCAAGCATTGGCTTTGGGGCCCTGATGCTGCGCCCCGGCGAGACTGCCCGCCTGCCCAAACGCACCACCGCCTGCGTATTTCATGCGGTGGAAGGCGAGGGCAGCCTCAGCGTTGACGGTGGCGATGCGCTCAACTGGGTGGAAAAAGACACCCTGTCGGCGCCCGGTTACACCGATATCACCCTGAGCAACCGCTCCGCCGACAAGCCGGCGTTCATGATCACGGCCGATGAAGGCCCGCTGCATCATTACCTCGGTATTTATTGA
- a CDS encoding 3-hydroxybenzoate 6-monooxygenase: MNNNKPQQKVIVVGGGIGGLAAALALTRQGISVQLLEQADKIGEIGAGIQLGPNAYAALDALGVGEAARSRSVFTDHLIMMDAIDASEVGRVDVGAPFRARFGNPYGVIHRADIHLSILEAVEKNPLISFHTSTKIESMEIKGDGVVVIDTRGNRFEGDALLGCDGVKSVVREQLVGDEAKVTGHVVYRAVVDVENMPEDLRVNAPMLWAGPRCHLVHYPLRGGQQYNLVVTFHSNEQEEWGVREGSKEEVLSYFEGIHARPHQMLDKPRSWTRWATADRDPVDSWGQGRATILGDAAHPMTQYLAQGACMALEDAVTLGEALRVCDNDIEQAFRKYESIRIPRTARVLWSAREMGRLYHAKGVERLVRNQLWAGRSQERFYDSVEWLYSWNVANCLKQPGEQ; the protein is encoded by the coding sequence ATGAATAACAACAAGCCACAGCAGAAAGTTATCGTCGTTGGTGGAGGCATCGGAGGTCTGGCTGCGGCCCTGGCACTGACCCGTCAGGGCATCAGTGTTCAGTTGCTGGAACAGGCCGATAAAATCGGTGAAATCGGTGCGGGCATTCAGCTGGGTCCCAATGCCTATGCGGCACTTGATGCTCTGGGTGTGGGCGAGGCGGCCCGCAGCCGTTCGGTGTTTACCGATCATCTGATCATGATGGATGCCATTGATGCCTCCGAAGTGGGCCGTGTCGATGTAGGCGCGCCCTTCCGGGCGCGTTTTGGCAACCCGTACGGCGTTATTCACCGCGCCGATATTCATCTGTCGATTCTGGAAGCGGTGGAGAAAAATCCGCTGATCAGTTTTCACACCTCCACCAAGATCGAGAGCATGGAGATCAAGGGCGACGGCGTGGTTGTGATCGATACCAGGGGTAACCGCTTTGAAGGCGACGCCTTGCTGGGGTGCGACGGCGTCAAGTCCGTGGTGCGTGAGCAGCTGGTGGGCGATGAGGCCAAGGTGACCGGCCATGTGGTGTATCGCGCCGTGGTGGACGTTGAAAACATGCCGGAAGATCTGCGTGTGAATGCGCCCATGTTGTGGGCCGGCCCGCGCTGCCACCTGGTGCATTACCCGCTGCGCGGCGGCCAGCAGTACAACCTGGTGGTGACCTTCCACAGTAACGAACAGGAAGAATGGGGTGTGCGCGAAGGCAGCAAGGAAGAAGTGCTGTCCTACTTCGAGGGTATCCATGCCCGCCCGCACCAGATGCTCGACAAACCGAGGTCCTGGACGCGCTGGGCCACCGCTGACCGTGATCCGGTGGACAGCTGGGGCCAGGGTCGCGCCACCATTCTGGGCGATGCCGCCCACCCCATGACCCAGTATCTGGCACAGGGCGCCTGCATGGCGCTGGAAGATGCGGTCACCCTGGGTGAAGCGCTGCGCGTCTGCGACAACGACATTGAACAGGCGTTTCGCAAATACGAAAGCATCCGTATTCCCCGTACTGCCCGGGTGCTCTGGTCCGCCCGTGAAATGGGCCGGCTCTATCACGCCAAGGGCGTTGAGCGTCTGGTGCGTAACCAGCTGTGGGCGGGTCGCTCCCAGGAGCGCTTCTACGATTCAGTCGAGTGGCTGTACAGCTGGAACGTCGCCAACTGTCTGAAACAGCCGGGCGAGCAGTAA
- the maiA gene encoding maleylacetoacetate isomerase yields MQLYSFFNSSTSYRVRIALALKDLHYTYHGVNIRVGEQCFADYAALNPSKGVPLLVDDDGTALSQSMAIMQYLDDQYPQAGLIPEEPQLKARVLEVANAIACDMHPVNNLRVLGYLKSELGITDAQKDAWYAHWAREGFNALETLLGRHGGAPYCFGQAPTLADVCLVPQVANVLRMGLDMAAYPRVMAVYEHCQGQSAFQQAAPSAQPDFQG; encoded by the coding sequence ATGCAGCTATACAGTTTTTTCAACAGTTCAACGTCCTACAGAGTGCGCATCGCACTGGCACTGAAGGACCTTCACTACACTTATCATGGCGTCAATATTCGCGTGGGCGAGCAGTGTTTCGCTGACTACGCCGCGCTGAATCCGTCCAAAGGTGTGCCCTTGCTGGTGGACGATGATGGCACCGCGCTGAGCCAGTCCATGGCCATCATGCAGTATTTGGATGACCAGTATCCGCAGGCCGGGCTGATCCCCGAAGAGCCGCAGCTCAAGGCCCGGGTGCTGGAAGTCGCCAACGCCATCGCCTGCGATATGCATCCGGTAAATAACCTGCGGGTACTGGGATACCTGAAAAGCGAACTGGGTATCACCGATGCCCAGAAAGATGCCTGGTATGCCCACTGGGCGCGTGAAGGCTTCAATGCACTGGAAACCCTGCTCGGGCGCCACGGCGGCGCACCCTATTGTTTTGGCCAGGCGCCGACCCTCGCCGATGTATGCCTGGTACCCCAGGTGGCTAACGTGCTGCGTATGGGCCTGGACATGGCTGCCTACCCCCGGGTGATGGCGGTATACGAACATTGCCAGGGCCAGAGCGCTTTCCAGCAGGCGGCTCCGAGTGCGCAGCCTGATTTTCAGGGCTGA